One window of the Salvia miltiorrhiza cultivar Shanhuang (shh) chromosome 6, IMPLAD_Smil_shh, whole genome shotgun sequence genome contains the following:
- the LOC130990939 gene encoding MLP-like protein 34, translating to MAGLPDKLIAQVAFKAGGDVFHHLMSKNPKHFATVCSSKVKACEVQQGEFGTCGSVIQWNYVFEGKDQTAKQVIEVDEVKKQVTYKMISGDLLELYKNMVITYHVESRGGVDFITWTIDYELINADTPHPTSLLNFFIEFTKETEAHIFG from the exons ATGGCAGGGTTACCGGATAAGCTGATTGCGCAGGTGGCGTTTAAGGCCGGAGGCGACGTGTTTCATCATCTCATGTCGAAGAACCCTAAACACTTTGCCACAGTCTGCTCTTCCAAAGTGAAGGCATGCGAGGTCCAGCAAGGAGAGTTTGGAACTTGTGGTTCTGTTATTCAGTGGAACTACGTGTTTG AGGGGAAAGATCAAACCGCAAAACAAGTGATAGAGGTAGATGAGGTGAAGAAGCAAGTTACATACAAAATGATCTCAGGAGATTTGCTGGAGCTGTATAAGAACATGGTTATAACCTATCATGTTGAGAGCAGAGGAGGAGTCGACTTCATCACATGGACCATTGATTATGAGCTCATCAATGCCGATACTCCGCACCCAACTTCGCTCTTGAACTTCTTCATTGAGTTCACTAAGGAAACAGAGGCTCATATATTCGGATAA
- the LOC130990940 gene encoding LOW QUALITY PROTEIN: probable cinnamyl alcohol dehydrogenase (The sequence of the model RefSeq protein was modified relative to this genomic sequence to represent the inferred CDS: inserted 4 bases in 2 codons; deleted 2 bases in 1 codon), whose product MVGAVANGWAARDSSGHLSPYSFHLRETGGDDILLRVLYRGVDHTDLHQVRSEIGKTNYPLVPGHEIVGQVVEVGEEVKNLKAGDVVGVGGIIGSCXSDLEHYCRARVLTYNHVFPDGTITQGGFSSAIVVHHRFAVKIPEKLEAAQAAPLLCAGVTAYSPLKQFKDXAGHLAVMIAKAMGHHVTVISSSHKKREEAMEHLGADAYLVSSDEAAMAEAADSLDYILDTVPALHPLELYISLLKAQGKLLLVGAPPHPLEFIASHLILGKKAIEGSLMGSMKDMEQVLNLWADKGLKSMIEVVNAECVNEAFERMERNDVRYRFVLDVAAWTNKLH is encoded by the exons ATGGTGGGAGCAGTAGCCAATGGTTGGGCTGCCAGGGACTCATCTGGTCATCTCTCTCCTTATTCATTTCATCTCAG AGAAACAGGTGGTGATGACATTCTATTGCGCGTTTTATACCGTGGAGTAGACCACACAGATCTCCATCAGGTGAGGAGTGAGATTGGCAAAACCAACTACCCTTTGGTTCCAGG GCATGAAATAGTGGGCCAAGTAGTTGAAGTAGGGGAAGAAGTGAAGAATTTGAAAGCAGGCGATGTGGTTGGAGTGGGAGGAATCATTGGCTCTTG CTCCGATCTGGAGCACTACTGCCGCGCCAGAGTCTTAACCTACAATCACGTTTTCCCCGACGGAACCATCACTCAAGGCGGATTTTCTTCTGCTATTGTTGTTCATCACAG ATTTGCAGTTAAAATCCCTGAAAAGCTAGAAGCGGCTCAAGCTGCGCCGCTGCTGTGC GCAGGAGTGACGGCATACAGCCCTCTGAAACAGTTCAAAGA TGCAGGTCACCTCGCTGTCATGATAGCAAAGGCGATGGGGCATCACGTCACCGTCATAAGCTCTTCCCACAAGAAAAGGGAGGAGGCCATGGAGCACCTCGGTGCCGACGCCTATCTAGTGAGCAGCGACGAGGCTGCAATGGCGGAAGCTGCAGACAGCCTCGATTATATTCTCGACACGGTGCCTGCTCTTCATCCCCTGGAGCTCTACATTTCACTCCTCAAAGCGCAGGGAAAGCTGTTATTAGTAGGAGCACCTCCTCATCCACTTGAGTTTATAGCTTCCCATCTCATTCTAG GGAAAAAGGCGATAGAGGGAAGTCTGATGGgaagcatgaaagatatggaaCAAGTGTTGAATTTGTGGGCGGATAAGGGATTGAAGAGCATGATTGAGGTGGTGAACGCAGAGTGTGTTAACGAAGCGTTCGAGAGGATGGAGAGAAATGATGTGAGATACAGATTTGTGCTTGATGTAGCTGCTTGGACCAACAAACTTCACTAA